A portion of the Babylonia areolata isolate BAREFJ2019XMU chromosome 4, ASM4173473v1, whole genome shotgun sequence genome contains these proteins:
- the LOC143281269 gene encoding uncharacterized protein LOC143281269 isoform X2 has product MKQEPEMINEIKVSWAVADQYQSLIKELDGHKNECATSLLSSHATYILLQKNPIQTDDNTPTDPPPAQFTYTALLERIEELFPDFRLHMAEMEDKALSRARRSGPKTPSPAGRLLTKQQAKKNNHRSGSHRRK; this is encoded by the exons atgAAACAAGAACCGGAGATGATCAACGAAATAAAAGTATCTTGGGCAGTTGCCGACCAGTATCAAA GTCTCATCAAGGAACTGGACGGGCACAAGAACGAGTGTGCCACCAGCTTGCTGTCCAGTCACGCCACATACATCCTGCTGCAGAAGAACCCCATCCAGACAGACGACAACACCCCGACTGACCCGCCCCCTGCTCAGTTCACCTACACAGCCTTGCTGGAACGCATCGAGGAGCTTTTCCCCGACTTTCGTCTGCACATGGCGGAGATGGAAGACAAAGCACTCAGCAGGGCGCGGAGATCAGGACCCAAGACACCTAGCCCTGCAGGTCGCCTGCTTACCAAACAACAAGCCAAGAAGAACAATCATAGATCAGGAAGTCATCGACGGAAGTGA
- the LOC143281269 gene encoding uncharacterized protein C22orf15-like isoform X1: MFIIVKYGQNESLLCNPSCAVVNLLTSIKRRAGFGNTNLTLDLSDETGLIKELDGHKNECATSLLSSHATYILLQKNPIQTDDNTPTDPPPAQFTYTALLERIEELFPDFRLHMAEMEDKALSRARRSGPKTPSPAGRLLTKQQAKKNNHRSGSHRRK; this comes from the exons ATGTTCATCATCGTCAAGTACGGACAGAACGAGTCTCTGCTGTGCAATCCAAGCTGTGCTGTGGTGAACCTGCTGACCAGCATCAAGAGAAGGGCAGGTTTCGGCAACACCAACCTCACTCTGGACCTCTCGGATGAAACTG GTCTCATCAAGGAACTGGACGGGCACAAGAACGAGTGTGCCACCAGCTTGCTGTCCAGTCACGCCACATACATCCTGCTGCAGAAGAACCCCATCCAGACAGACGACAACACCCCGACTGACCCGCCCCCTGCTCAGTTCACCTACACAGCCTTGCTGGAACGCATCGAGGAGCTTTTCCCCGACTTTCGTCTGCACATGGCGGAGATGGAAGACAAAGCACTCAGCAGGGCGCGGAGATCAGGACCCAAGACACCTAGCCCTGCAGGTCGCCTGCTTACCAAACAACAAGCCAAGAAGAACAATCATAGATCAGGAAGTCATCGACGGAAGTGA
- the LOC143281730 gene encoding CDAN1-interacting nuclease 1-like isoform X1, with the protein MKLSEYKKIREALTECRSRRQVVEQAEKCGIKNVSPHTLTCIYLQELQKYWTETFPFHNVGKRKKEYKDQFFARAEKKEKHIILNMAREKDVAPCVLMRFILEIYLFETDPEQYSHSKSKTRSKAIVDFMRHPFRLEHPVLSVEISEAVCCDDIYGPYSDRTKRAIGIECEIRLQKWCTENDIGYLPEEEMRQLGYDKTPDVKLTMPIAVDGFVVNWIESKAMFGDEYWHTRHVKDQIGPYTRRFGPGLVIYWFGYIGALDCQRAAGIALSDRLPKHVQKIDMDEWDKHDDWKIPEPVLSQTRTDSLKLNTKFKTGPSDM; encoded by the exons ATGAAGTTGTCTGAATACAAGAAAATTCGAGAAGCACTGACTGAATGCCGATCACGACGACAAGTCGTGGAACAAGCTGAGAAGTGTGGAATCAAAAA TGTCTCACCACACACTCTTACCTGTATTTATTTACAGGAACTTCAG AAATACTGGACAGAGACATTCCCGTTCCACAACGTAGGCAAGAggaaaaaagaatacaaagacCA GTTTTTCGCAAgagctgaaaagaaagaaaagcatatcATCTTGAATATGGCAAGAGAG aaggACGTGGCACCATGTGTCCTGATGAGATTCATTCTTGAGATTTATCTGTTTGAGACTGATCCTGAGCAATACAGTCATT CAAAGTCCAAGACTCGATCAAAAGCCATAGTAGATTTCATGCGACACCCCTTCAGACTTGAACACCCAGTTCTGTCTGTTGAAATCAGTgag GCGGTTTGCTGTGATGACATTTACGGCCCATATTCAGACAGAACGAAACG tGCTATTGGCATTGAGTGTGAAATACGTCTCCAAAAATGGTGCACAGAAAATGACATCGGATATTTAC CCGAAGAGGAAATGCGTCAATTAGGCTATGACAAGACCCCAGATGTCAAGTTGACCATGCCTATAG CGGTAGATGGATTTGTGGTGAACTGGATCGAGAGCAAGGCCATGTTTGGTGATGAGTACTGGCACACAAGGCATGTCAAGGATCAGATTGGACCATACACTCGCCG GTTTGGCCCCGGCCTGGTCATCTACTGGTTCGGGTACATTGGTGCCCTGGACTGCCAGAGGGCTGCTGGCATTGCGCTTTCCGACCGTTTGCCAAAACATGTGCAGAAGATTGATATGGATGAGTGGGACAAGCATGATGACTGGAAGATTCCTGAGCCAGTTCTCTCACAGACGAGGACAGATAGTTTGAAGTTGAACACCAAATTTAAGACAGGTCCGTCAGACATGTGA
- the LOC143281730 gene encoding CDAN1-interacting nuclease 1-like isoform X2: protein MKLSEYKKIREALTECRSRRQVVEQAEKCGIKNVSPHTLTCIYLQELQKYWTETFPFHNVGKRKKEYKDQFFARAEKKEKHIILNMAREDVAPCVLMRFILEIYLFETDPEQYSHSKSKTRSKAIVDFMRHPFRLEHPVLSVEISEAVCCDDIYGPYSDRTKRAIGIECEIRLQKWCTENDIGYLPEEEMRQLGYDKTPDVKLTMPIAVDGFVVNWIESKAMFGDEYWHTRHVKDQIGPYTRRFGPGLVIYWFGYIGALDCQRAAGIALSDRLPKHVQKIDMDEWDKHDDWKIPEPVLSQTRTDSLKLNTKFKTGPSDM, encoded by the exons ATGAAGTTGTCTGAATACAAGAAAATTCGAGAAGCACTGACTGAATGCCGATCACGACGACAAGTCGTGGAACAAGCTGAGAAGTGTGGAATCAAAAA TGTCTCACCACACACTCTTACCTGTATTTATTTACAGGAACTTCAG AAATACTGGACAGAGACATTCCCGTTCCACAACGTAGGCAAGAggaaaaaagaatacaaagacCA GTTTTTCGCAAgagctgaaaagaaagaaaagcatatcATCTTGAATATGGCAAGAGAG gACGTGGCACCATGTGTCCTGATGAGATTCATTCTTGAGATTTATCTGTTTGAGACTGATCCTGAGCAATACAGTCATT CAAAGTCCAAGACTCGATCAAAAGCCATAGTAGATTTCATGCGACACCCCTTCAGACTTGAACACCCAGTTCTGTCTGTTGAAATCAGTgag GCGGTTTGCTGTGATGACATTTACGGCCCATATTCAGACAGAACGAAACG tGCTATTGGCATTGAGTGTGAAATACGTCTCCAAAAATGGTGCACAGAAAATGACATCGGATATTTAC CCGAAGAGGAAATGCGTCAATTAGGCTATGACAAGACCCCAGATGTCAAGTTGACCATGCCTATAG CGGTAGATGGATTTGTGGTGAACTGGATCGAGAGCAAGGCCATGTTTGGTGATGAGTACTGGCACACAAGGCATGTCAAGGATCAGATTGGACCATACACTCGCCG GTTTGGCCCCGGCCTGGTCATCTACTGGTTCGGGTACATTGGTGCCCTGGACTGCCAGAGGGCTGCTGGCATTGCGCTTTCCGACCGTTTGCCAAAACATGTGCAGAAGATTGATATGGATGAGTGGGACAAGCATGATGACTGGAAGATTCCTGAGCCAGTTCTCTCACAGACGAGGACAGATAGTTTGAAGTTGAACACCAAATTTAAGACAGGTCCGTCAGACATGTGA